A genomic region of Haloarcula rubripromontorii contains the following coding sequences:
- a CDS encoding DUF2071 domain-containing protein, with translation MVALRPLQVTLDDVCFCHWPVSEAAVRAAVPDWLTVETADGDAWVSAVAATVTRVETFGIEVAGPSELLTVRTYVRGPTGQRGVCVLGLFGDDRRTATAVSELFRITVGDAVPRTLSTADRRRVLDAGDRRLFECRYTVGGDPVAIPPDSLASFLVDRQRYFTTGRFGTHLVGSVGHDPWRLDRVDATVIGSVLSLVGVSSPNSDPLVHHSPALRVSIALPVPP, from the coding sequence GTGGTCGCCCTCCGTCCGCTACAGGTCACGCTTGATGACGTCTGCTTCTGTCACTGGCCGGTCTCCGAGGCAGCGGTACGAGCGGCGGTCCCCGACTGGCTCACCGTCGAGACAGCCGACGGCGACGCCTGGGTGTCAGCCGTCGCGGCGACCGTTACCCGCGTCGAAACGTTCGGCATCGAGGTCGCCGGACCGTCGGAGTTGCTCACGGTTCGAACTTACGTTCGCGGCCCGACCGGCCAGCGCGGGGTCTGTGTGCTCGGGCTATTCGGTGACGACAGACGGACAGCGACAGCGGTTTCGGAACTATTTCGCATTACCGTTGGTGATGCCGTCCCGCGGACGCTCTCAACGGCTGACCGTCGCCGGGTTCTTGACGCCGGAGACAGGCGGCTGTTCGAATGCCGGTACACAGTCGGTGGTGACCCAGTGGCGATCCCGCCGGACTCGCTGGCCTCCTTCCTCGTCGACCGGCAGCGATATTTTACGACCGGGCGCTTCGGGACACACCTCGTTGGCAGCGTCGGTCACGACCCGTGGCGACTCGACCGCGTTGACGCCACTGTGATTGGATCTGTCCTCTCACTGGTTGGTGTATCGTCCCCTAACTCGGACCCGCTAGTCCATCACAGCCCGGCGCTTCGAGTGTCGATTGCCCTCCCGGTACCGCCATAG
- a CDS encoding response regulator yields the protein MTAETNIRTLVVDDSDFFAEMTADTLTQQHDIESVAANSAMEALERLDGGGFDCVVSDYEMPEMDGLELLEAIRETNPSIPFILLTGRGDEETASAAIAAGVADYLLKLEVVEDKQYGRLANRIENVVSQERTRKKFESLVSDSPDGIVHLTTDGTILSANPSMARRLGGDPDTLVGKQLSDVMDSEAATQRLEAGKSTVKNGTATRSEDAVGGRHYHNQYIPVDSHRKADTFQLVSRDITERVERQRELERQNERLEEFASVVSHDLRNPLNVAQGAVDLLEEPADSEEAELVAKIDRSLDRMGCIIEDVLTLARQGQTVSDPQETELSTLASTAWTWIEAEQASMSVEASTELNADSGRVQDLLANLFRNAIEHNDGDVEIEVGLLESDDGFYIADNGEGVEGDAEDVFEMGYSSTTDGTGFGLAIVEQVAEAHGWEVSLAESDSGGARFEVAGVELHD from the coding sequence ATGACAGCTGAAACTAATATACGAACGCTTGTTGTTGATGACAGCGATTTTTTCGCGGAGATGACCGCCGATACGCTCACGCAACAACACGACATCGAGTCCGTTGCTGCAAACAGCGCCATGGAAGCGCTGGAACGACTTGACGGGGGCGGGTTTGACTGCGTCGTCAGTGACTACGAAATGCCCGAAATGGACGGGCTGGAGCTGCTCGAAGCAATCAGAGAAACGAACCCGTCTATCCCGTTCATTTTGCTGACCGGGCGTGGAGACGAAGAGACGGCGAGCGCGGCTATCGCGGCGGGCGTCGCCGACTACCTGTTGAAACTGGAAGTCGTCGAAGACAAGCAGTACGGTCGGCTAGCGAACCGAATCGAGAACGTTGTTTCACAGGAGCGGACCCGCAAGAAGTTCGAATCGCTTGTGTCGGACTCGCCGGACGGTATCGTCCACCTGACGACTGACGGGACCATCCTCTCAGCGAACCCTTCGATGGCACGCAGACTGGGTGGCGACCCCGACACGCTCGTCGGCAAGCAACTGAGCGACGTGATGGACAGCGAGGCGGCCACCCAGCGTCTCGAAGCCGGGAAAAGCACAGTCAAAAACGGGACTGCGACGCGCTCAGAGGACGCCGTCGGGGGACGACATTACCACAACCAGTACATCCCTGTCGACAGCCACCGCAAGGCGGATACCTTCCAGTTGGTTTCACGCGATATCACGGAACGCGTCGAACGCCAGCGCGAGCTGGAACGCCAGAACGAGCGACTCGAAGAGTTCGCCAGCGTCGTCAGCCACGACCTGCGGAACCCGCTGAACGTTGCTCAGGGCGCGGTCGACCTGCTTGAGGAGCCCGCCGATAGCGAGGAAGCCGAACTGGTCGCGAAGATCGACCGGTCGCTGGACCGGATGGGCTGTATCATCGAGGACGTGCTCACGCTGGCGCGGCAAGGCCAGACGGTCAGTGACCCACAGGAAACAGAGCTGTCGACGCTTGCGTCGACCGCGTGGACATGGATCGAGGCTGAGCAGGCATCCATGTCGGTCGAGGCGAGCACGGAACTCAACGCCGACAGCGGGCGTGTACAGGACCTACTGGCGAATCTGTTCCGAAACGCCATCGAGCACAACGACGGCGACGTGGAAATCGAAGTCGGACTACTGGAGTCCGACGACGGGTTCTACATCGCAGACAACGGCGAAGGTGTCGAGGGCGACGCTGAGGACGTGTTCGAGATGGGCTACTCGTCGACGACGGACGGCACCGGGTTCGGCCTGGCTATCGTCGAACAGGTCGCTGAAGCCCACGGCTGGGAAGTGTCTCTGGCCGAGAGTGACAGCGGCGGGGCGCGGTTTGAAGTGGCAGGCGTCGAACTGCACGACTGA
- a CDS encoding HAD-IIA family hydrolase yields the protein MTVAGAIIDLDGTVYHGDTLLPGAASAVDTFRQHGLGICFFSNNPIHDGSEYVERLQGLGVDAREGEACSSGVVTREYLNGSHAGDDVFVIGSEPLHSMVTETEARLAEDPAETDVLLASWTDSFHYRDMVDALRAVDDDTVFLGTDPDRTFPGEDGDPAPGSGAIINAVAGVIERDPDRILGKPSEIAVQAALERLDCAPADCLVVGDRLETDIAMGERNEMTTVLVRTGVSNDRSLERSAVTPDYVIDSLADIEGVLASLDV from the coding sequence ATGACAGTTGCGGGGGCTATCATCGACCTGGATGGAACGGTGTACCACGGAGACACGCTGTTGCCGGGCGCGGCGTCGGCAGTCGATACGTTCAGGCAGCATGGCCTGGGAATCTGCTTTTTTTCGAACAACCCTATCCACGACGGGAGCGAGTATGTCGAGCGGTTGCAGGGACTGGGCGTCGACGCCCGCGAGGGCGAGGCCTGTTCCTCCGGCGTCGTCACCCGCGAGTATCTCAACGGGTCTCACGCGGGTGACGACGTGTTCGTCATCGGGAGTGAGCCGCTCCACAGCATGGTCACGGAGACAGAGGCACGGCTGGCCGAGGACCCTGCCGAGACAGACGTGTTACTGGCCTCTTGGACGGACAGTTTCCACTACCGGGACATGGTCGACGCGCTCCGGGCCGTCGACGACGACACCGTCTTCCTCGGAACCGACCCGGACCGGACGTTCCCCGGTGAAGACGGTGACCCGGCTCCGGGCTCCGGGGCGATAATCAACGCCGTCGCTGGCGTCATCGAACGCGACCCGGACCGGATACTCGGGAAGCCTTCAGAGATTGCCGTCCAGGCGGCACTGGAGCGATTGGACTGTGCGCCAGCGGACTGTCTGGTCGTCGGGGACCGACTGGAGACGGACATCGCAATGGGCGAGCGCAACGAGATGACGACCGTTCTCGTCCGGACCGGCGTGTCCAACGACCGGTCGCTGGAACGGAGTGCTGTGACACCCGACTATGTCATCGACTCGCTGGCGGATATTGAGGGCGTTCTGGCGTCGCTCGACGTATGA
- a CDS encoding DJ-1/PfpI family protein — protein sequence MGKDILMIAGDFGEDYEIMVPFQALQMVGHEVDAVCPDKAAEETIKTAIHDFRGDQTYMESRGHDFVLNATMADVNPSDYDALVVPGGRAPEYLRTYDAVLDAVRHFFEEDKPVAALCHGPQILAAAGVLDGYKMTSYPACRAECEAAGCSWVDEVVTDGNLVTGQAWPDHPEWLAQFMALLGDDVSHGEPIPADD from the coding sequence ATGGGCAAAGACATCCTCATGATCGCCGGCGATTTCGGCGAAGACTACGAAATAATGGTGCCGTTTCAGGCGCTACAGATGGTCGGCCACGAGGTCGACGCAGTGTGTCCCGACAAAGCGGCCGAAGAGACGATTAAAACAGCGATACACGACTTTCGCGGCGATCAGACCTACATGGAGTCCCGCGGCCACGACTTCGTCCTCAACGCGACGATGGCCGATGTGAATCCCAGCGACTACGACGCGCTCGTCGTCCCCGGCGGTCGCGCCCCCGAGTATCTCCGGACCTACGACGCGGTGCTGGACGCCGTACGGCACTTCTTCGAGGAGGACAAGCCCGTCGCGGCGCTGTGTCACGGGCCACAGATTCTCGCCGCCGCCGGCGTGCTGGACGGGTACAAGATGACGTCCTATCCGGCCTGTCGCGCAGAGTGTGAGGCCGCCGGGTGTTCGTGGGTCGACGAAGTGGTCACCGACGGCAACCTCGTCACCGGGCAGGCCTGGCCCGACCATCCCGAGTGGCTCGCGCAGTTCATGGCCCTGCTCGGGGACGACGTGTCCCACGGCGAGCCAATCCCCGCCGACGACTGA